In a single window of the Serratia quinivorans genome:
- the gabR_2 gene encoding HTH-type transcriptional regulatory protein gabR, translated as MRPFLSSLTLDSRLADPLYRQIYLRIKDAIAQGTLQAGSRLPSVRGLASDLGVARATVESAYAQLIAEGFLQSRGQAGTYVSPQLQNLPVRAALAVEPLPTVTANALHPNGATQPFQLGLPALDAFPRALWQRIVGRQLRTSPLAALAHPSTQGLPELRAAIVNYLQLSRGISCRPEQVFICAGYQALLDLVIGTLLKPDDQVWLEDPGYPVTLPLFQAAGMRPVAVPVDEQGMNIASGMARAPQARMAVLTPTHQSPLGVSLSLARRMALLEWAQQQAAWVIEDDYDSEVRYHGRPLPPLKSLDRQGRVLYAGTFSKTLFPALRMAYLVVPAGQVEAFGRSSRLRGCGCPPLLQASVADFIEQGHFYRHLKRMRPIYRQRRAWLAQALEQQLAEYLTVASQDGGIQLLARFKQDGEDRRLAQDAWRCGLSVQALSDWRITEPTGTGLLMGFANFTQQTETERAVARLAELFKGRN; from the coding sequence AGTCGGCTGCCTTCGGTTCGTGGACTGGCGAGCGATCTGGGCGTGGCGCGCGCGACGGTGGAAAGTGCCTATGCTCAGCTGATTGCCGAAGGTTTTCTGCAAAGTCGGGGGCAGGCGGGAACCTATGTTTCCCCTCAGTTGCAAAACCTGCCGGTGCGTGCGGCGCTGGCGGTGGAGCCTTTGCCAACGGTGACGGCGAATGCGCTGCATCCGAACGGCGCCACACAGCCGTTTCAACTGGGGCTACCGGCGTTGGATGCCTTTCCTCGCGCACTGTGGCAGCGGATTGTCGGCCGCCAGTTGCGCACCAGCCCACTGGCCGCTCTGGCCCATCCTTCAACTCAGGGATTGCCTGAGCTGCGTGCGGCGATCGTCAATTATTTACAGCTTTCGCGCGGCATCAGTTGCCGACCGGAACAGGTGTTTATCTGCGCAGGGTATCAGGCGCTGCTGGATCTGGTGATCGGTACCCTGCTCAAGCCGGACGATCAGGTATGGCTGGAGGATCCGGGCTATCCGGTGACGCTGCCGCTGTTTCAAGCCGCCGGCATGCGGCCGGTGGCGGTGCCGGTTGATGAACAGGGCATGAACATTGCCAGCGGTATGGCCAGGGCGCCTCAGGCTCGGATGGCGGTGCTGACGCCGACCCACCAAAGTCCATTGGGGGTTTCGCTTAGCCTGGCGCGGCGCATGGCATTGCTGGAGTGGGCGCAACAGCAGGCGGCATGGGTGATTGAAGATGACTACGACAGTGAGGTTCGTTACCACGGCAGGCCGTTGCCTCCGCTGAAAAGTCTCGATCGTCAGGGGCGGGTGCTTTACGCCGGAACCTTCAGCAAAACGCTGTTCCCGGCATTGCGTATGGCGTATTTAGTGGTACCGGCAGGGCAGGTGGAAGCCTTTGGGCGCAGCAGTCGGCTGCGCGGCTGCGGTTGCCCGCCGTTGTTACAGGCCAGCGTGGCGGACTTTATTGAGCAGGGGCATTTCTATCGCCATTTGAAACGGATGCGGCCAATCTACCGTCAACGCAGAGCGTGGCTGGCGCAAGCGCTGGAACAACAGTTGGCGGAGTATTTGACGGTGGCGTCGCAGGACGGCGGTATTCAGCTATTGGCTCGTTTTAAGCAGGATGGAGAGGATCGGCGCTTGGCTCAGGACGCCTGGCGGTGCGGTCTGTCGGTGCAGGCGCTGTCGGACTGGCGAATCACAGAGCCTACAGGTACTGGTTTGCTGATGGGGTTTGCCAACTTTACTCAGCAGACCGAGACGGAGCGTGCGGTGGCCAGATTGGCTGAGTTGTTCAAAGGCAGAAATTAA
- the elaB_2 gene encoding Bacterial protein of uncharacterised function (DUF883), with product MFKRSEKVERDIDQDVTLLADTLDEVLRESGDKTKEELKELHSKAKGVLRDARARFNGSSNLTQHARDVVGQADSYVRDKPWQGVGIGAAVGIVLGVLLARR from the coding sequence ATGTTTAAGAGATCAGAAAAAGTAGAACGCGACATCGATCAAGACGTCACCCTGCTGGCGGATACGCTGGATGAGGTGCTACGCGAATCCGGTGACAAGACCAAGGAGGAACTGAAAGAGCTGCACAGCAAGGCAAAAGGCGTTTTACGCGATGCCCGTGCGCGCTTCAATGGCTCCAGCAATTTGACACAGCACGCCCGCGATGTCGTCGGACAAGCCGACAGCTACGTGCGCGACAAACCTTGGCAGGGCGTGGGGATCGGGGCCGCTGTCGGCATCGTCCTTGGCGTACTGCTGGCCCGGCGTTAA